A window of the Zeugodacus cucurbitae isolate PBARC_wt_2022May chromosome 4, idZeuCucr1.2, whole genome shotgun sequence genome harbors these coding sequences:
- the Prm_3 gene encoding paramyosin, short form isoform X3, with translation MALTYRLRPSRTRHLATHAYEDNYGYTMNYYQPMLDYLDAKTKKLNVDPPHLPWSSERGLRQYRSSNPVRRYDADEVLRLSRACAHRADEILLDFRVRKRTPFSVIKLADAARVDRHIEPDTVVERSRERRRRRQQDLEDLIRQDTIRLLQRLRRMELDNDCARMTDEFKRSIRGKSATQIAQALISESERNIKTSKREEEDFLAQTLVRASRAASRARSGSPEGRFSSHAYHMELMDERMVDKLDHRVSSSLYNVKRQLSTLNQKTVEFYADSSKQTAIEIEQLNARVVEAETRLKTEVQRIKKKLQVQITELEMSLDVANKTNIDLQKVIKKQSLQLTELQAHYEDIQRQLQATLDQYNVAQRRLAALNGELEEVRSNLDSAVRAKRTVELQYEEAVTRINELSTVNVNLVSLKSKLEQELSVVAADYEEVTKELRISDERYQKVQIELKRSIEIVHEEQERVVKLETIKKSLEVEVKNLSIRLEEVELNAVAGSKRIISKLEARVRDLELELEEEKRRHAETIKILRKKERTVKEVMVQCEEDQKNIILLQEALDKSVSKVNLFKRQLAEQEGMSQQSVTRVRRFQRELEAAEDRAESAETNLNLIRAKHRTFVTTSTIPGSQVYIQETTRTITE, from the exons ATGGCGCTCACATATAGATTGCGCCCCTCGCGCACCCGCCATTTGGCAACACACGCCTATGAGGACAACTATGGCTACACAATGAACTACTATCAGCCGATGCTCGATTATTTGGATGCGAAAACAAAGAAACTAAATGTCGATCCGCCGCACTTGCCGTGGTCAAGTGAGCGCGGTCTGCGACAATATCGCTCCTCGAACCCGGTACGTCGCTACGATGCGGACGAAGTGTTGCGTCTGTCGCGTGCCTGCGCCCATCGTGCAGATGAAATTTTACTTGATTTTCGCGTTAGGAAGCGTACACCATTCAGTGTGATAAAACTCGCCGACGCAGCGCGTGTTGACAGGCATATTGAACCGGATACGGTAGTTGAACGCTCGCGTGaacgtcgtcgtcgtcgccaaCAGGATTTAGAGGATCTAATACGTCAAGACACCATACGTCTATTACAGCGCCTACGTAGAATGGAGTTGGATAATGATTGTGCCCGCATGACGGACGAATTTAAACGTTCGATTCGTGGCAAATCCGCTACTCAAATAGCACAGGCGCTCATCTCGGAATCGGAACGTAATATCAAGACATCGAAACGTGAGGAGGAGGACTTTCTCGCACAGACATTGGTGCGTGCAAGTCGTGCTGCGAGTCGTGCACGCTCCGGTTCACCGGAGGGTCGCTTCTCCTCGCATGCCTATCATATGGAATTGATGGACGAACGTATGGTCGATAAACTCGATCATCGCGTCTCCTCCTCATTGTATAATGTTAAGCGTCAATTGTCGACGCTCAATCAGAAGACAGTCGAATTTTATGCGGACTCCAG CAAGCAAACTGCCATCGAAATCGAACAATTGAATGCTCGCGTGGTTGAAGCTGAAACTCGCTTGAAGACCGAAGTACAACGCATCAAGAAGAAGTTGCAGGTGCAAATCACCGAACTGGAGATGTCCTTGGATGTGGCCAACAAGACCAACATCGATTTGCAAAAGGTTATCAAGAAGCAGTCATTGCAATTGACCGAATTGCAGGCACACTACGAGGATATTCAACGCCAGTTGCAGGCCACTTTGGATCAGTACAATGTGGCTCAGCGCCGCTTGGCTGCACTCAACGGTGAACTGGAAGAAGTCCGCTCGAATTTGGACAGCGCTGTGCGTGCTAAGCGCACTGTTGAATTGCAGTACGAGGAGGCAGTGACCCGCATCAATGAACTGAGCACCGTCAACGTCAACTTGGTGTCGTTGAAGTCGAAGTTGGAGCAAGAATTGTCGGTTGTCGCCGCTGACTACGAGGAAGTCACCAAAGAATTGAGAATCAGTGATGAACGCTACCAGAAGGTTCAG ATCGAACTCAAGCGCTCCATTGAAATTGTTCACGAGGAACAAGAACGTGTCGTCAAATTGGAGACCATCAAGAAGTCTCTGGAAGTCGAAGTCAAG AACTTGTCCATCCGTTTGGAAGAGGTTGAGCTGAACGCTGTGGCCGGCAGCAAGCGCATCATTAGCAAGTTGGAGGCTCGCGTACGCGATTTGGAATTGGAATTGGAGGAAGAGAAGAGGAGACACGCCGAAACCATCAAGATCTTGAGAAAGAAGGAACGCACCGTCAAGGAAGTCATGGTACAATGCGAAGAGGACCAGAAGAACATCATTTTGTTGCAGGAAGCTTTGGACAAATCGGTTTCCAAGGTTAACTTGTTCAAGCGTCAACTGGCCGAACAG GAGGGCATGTCTCAACAGTCCGTGACCCGCGTCCGCCGTTTCCAACGTGAACTCGAAGCTGCCGAAGATCGTGCCGAAAGCGCCGAAACCAATTTGAATTTGATCCGCGCCAAGCATCGCACATTCGTCACCACCTCCACTATTCCCGGCTCCCAGGTTTACATTCAGGAGACAACAAGAACGATCACCGAATAA
- the Prm_3 gene encoding paramyosin, long form isoform X1 — protein MSSSQAVRSSKYSYRATSTGPGGADISIEYSADLAALSRLEDKIRLLQDDLEVERELRQRIEREKADLSVQVIQMSERLEEAEGGAEHQFEANRKRDAELLKLRKLLEDVHLESEETAILLKKKHNEIIADFQEQVEILTKAKSRAEKEKSKFQAEIYEYLSQIESFNKERIVTSKHVERLEINISELNVKIEELNRTVIDITSHKTRLSQENIELIKDVQDLKSQLDTVSYSKSQVISQLEDARRRLEDEDRRRSILESSLHQVESELESIRIQLEEESEARIDLERQLVKVNADAISWQNKYQTEVAARAEEVEELRRKYQVRITELEEHVETLIVKINNLEKQKTRLASEVEVLIIDLEKSNNTCRELTKSVNTLEKHNVELKSRLDESIVLYENSQRDLKNKQIELQRTVHELDKVKDANNTLARENKKLGDDLHDAKGTLNELNRRLHELELELRRLENERDELTAAYKEAEAGRKAEEQRAQRLSADFNQYRHDAERRLAEKDEEIEAIRKQTAIEIEQLNARVVEAETRLKTEVQRIKKKLQVQITELEMSLDVANKTNIDLQKVIKKQSLQLTELQAHYEDIQRQLQATLDQYNVAQRRLAALNGELEEVRSNLDSAVRAKRTVELQYEEAVTRINELSTVNVNLVSLKSKLEQELSVVAADYEEVTKELRISDERYQKVQIELKRSIEIVHEEQERVVKLETIKKSLEVEVKNLSIRLEEVELNAVAGSKRIISKLEARVRDLELELEEEKRRHAETIKILRKKERTVKEVMVQCEEDQKNIILLQEALDKSVSKVNLFKRQLAEQEGMSQQSVTRVRRFQRELEAAEDRAESAETNLNLIRAKHRTFVTTSTIPGSQVYIQETTRTITE, from the exons ATCGAGCGCGAGAAGGCCGATCTCAGCGTGCAGGTCATTCAGATGTCCGAACGTCTTGAGGAAGCTGAAGGCGGCGCTGAACATCAG TTCGAGGCAAATCGCAAGCGTGATGCCGAATTATTGAAGCTCCGCAAATTGCTTGAGGATGTCCACCTCGAATCCGAAGAAACTGCCATTCTTCTGAAGAAGAAGCACAACGAAATTATTGCGGATTTCCAAGAACAAGTCGAAATCCTAACGAAAGCGAAGTCCAG GGCTGAGAAGGAGAAATCCAAATTCCAGGCCGAAATCTACGAATATCTCTCCCAAATCGAATCGTTCAACAAGGAGCGTATTGTAACCAGCAAACATGTCGAACGTCTGGAAATTAACATCTCCGAATTGAATGTTAAAATTGAGGAATTGAATCGCACTGTCATCGATATTACATCGCACAAGACCCGCCTCTCGCAAGAGAACATTGAATTGATCAAGGACGTCCAAGATCTCAAATCCCAACTGGACACTGTCTCATATTCCAAGAGCCAAGTTATCTCACAATTGGAAGATGCTCGCCGCCGTTTGGAAGATGAAGACCGTCGTCGTTCGATTTTGGAATCTTCCCTTCATCAAGTTGAAAGCGAATTGGAATCGATTCGCATCCAACTCGAAGAAGAATCGGAAGCACGTATTGACTTGGAACGTCAGCTGGTCAAGGTCAATGCCGATGCTATTTCCTGGCAAAACAAATACCAGACTGAAGTAGCCGCACGCGCTGAGGAGGTCGAAGAGCTCCGTCGTAAATATCAAGTGCGCATCACCGAACTCGAGGAACATGTTGAGACATTGATTGTGAAGATCAATAATTTGGAGAAACAAAAGACTCGCTTGGCCAGCGAAGTGGAAGTTTTGATTATCGATTTGGAGAAATCGAATAACACTTGCCGCGAATTGACCAAGTCGGTTAATACCTTGGAGAAGCACAATGTTGAATTGAAGAGCCGTCTCGATGAAAGCATTGTATTGTATGAGAATAGCCAACGTGATCTGAAGAACAAGCAAATTGAATTGCAACGCACCGTGCATGAATTGGACAAAGTCAAGGATGCTAACAACACATTGGCTCGTGAGAACAAGAAATTAGGAG ATGATCTCCATGACGCCAAGGGCACACTCAATGAATTGAACCGTCGTTTGCATGAATTGGAATTGGAGCTCCGTCGTTTGGAGAACGAACGTGATGAATTGACTGCTGCTTACAAGGAAGCCGAGGCT GGTCGCAAGGCTGAGGAGCAACGCGCTCAACGCTTGTCTGCTGACTTCAATCAATACCGCCATGATGCCGAACGCCGCTTGGCTGAGAAGGATGAGGAAATCGAGGCTATTCG CAAGCAAACTGCCATCGAAATCGAACAATTGAATGCTCGCGTGGTTGAAGCTGAAACTCGCTTGAAGACCGAAGTACAACGCATCAAGAAGAAGTTGCAGGTGCAAATCACCGAACTGGAGATGTCCTTGGATGTGGCCAACAAGACCAACATCGATTTGCAAAAGGTTATCAAGAAGCAGTCATTGCAATTGACCGAATTGCAGGCACACTACGAGGATATTCAACGCCAGTTGCAGGCCACTTTGGATCAGTACAATGTGGCTCAGCGCCGCTTGGCTGCACTCAACGGTGAACTGGAAGAAGTCCGCTCGAATTTGGACAGCGCTGTGCGTGCTAAGCGCACTGTTGAATTGCAGTACGAGGAGGCAGTGACCCGCATCAATGAACTGAGCACCGTCAACGTCAACTTGGTGTCGTTGAAGTCGAAGTTGGAGCAAGAATTGTCGGTTGTCGCCGCTGACTACGAGGAAGTCACCAAAGAATTGAGAATCAGTGATGAACGCTACCAGAAGGTTCAG ATCGAACTCAAGCGCTCCATTGAAATTGTTCACGAGGAACAAGAACGTGTCGTCAAATTGGAGACCATCAAGAAGTCTCTGGAAGTCGAAGTCAAG AACTTGTCCATCCGTTTGGAAGAGGTTGAGCTGAACGCTGTGGCCGGCAGCAAGCGCATCATTAGCAAGTTGGAGGCTCGCGTACGCGATTTGGAATTGGAATTGGAGGAAGAGAAGAGGAGACACGCCGAAACCATCAAGATCTTGAGAAAGAAGGAACGCACCGTCAAGGAAGTCATGGTACAATGCGAAGAGGACCAGAAGAACATCATTTTGTTGCAGGAAGCTTTGGACAAATCGGTTTCCAAGGTTAACTTGTTCAAGCGTCAACTGGCCGAACAG GAGGGCATGTCTCAACAGTCCGTGACCCGCGTCCGCCGTTTCCAACGTGAACTCGAAGCTGCCGAAGATCGTGCCGAAAGCGCCGAAACCAATTTGAATTTGATCCGCGCCAAGCATCGCACATTCGTCACCACCTCCACTATTCCCGGCTCCCAGGTTTACATTCAGGAGACAACAAGAACGATCACCGAATAA
- the Prm_3 gene encoding paramyosin, long form isoform X2, whose translation MLITIEIGNIEREKADLSVQVIQMSERLEEAEGGAEHQFEANRKRDAELLKLRKLLEDVHLESEETAILLKKKHNEIIADFQEQVEILTKAKSRAEKEKSKFQAEIYEYLSQIESFNKERIVTSKHVERLEINISELNVKIEELNRTVIDITSHKTRLSQENIELIKDVQDLKSQLDTVSYSKSQVISQLEDARRRLEDEDRRRSILESSLHQVESELESIRIQLEEESEARIDLERQLVKVNADAISWQNKYQTEVAARAEEVEELRRKYQVRITELEEHVETLIVKINNLEKQKTRLASEVEVLIIDLEKSNNTCRELTKSVNTLEKHNVELKSRLDESIVLYENSQRDLKNKQIELQRTVHELDKVKDANNTLARENKKLGDDLHDAKGTLNELNRRLHELELELRRLENERDELTAAYKEAEAGRKAEEQRAQRLSADFNQYRHDAERRLAEKDEEIEAIRKQTAIEIEQLNARVVEAETRLKTEVQRIKKKLQVQITELEMSLDVANKTNIDLQKVIKKQSLQLTELQAHYEDIQRQLQATLDQYNVAQRRLAALNGELEEVRSNLDSAVRAKRTVELQYEEAVTRINELSTVNVNLVSLKSKLEQELSVVAADYEEVTKELRISDERYQKVQIELKRSIEIVHEEQERVVKLETIKKSLEVEVKNLSIRLEEVELNAVAGSKRIISKLEARVRDLELELEEEKRRHAETIKILRKKERTVKEVMVQCEEDQKNIILLQEALDKSVSKVNLFKRQLAEQEGMSQQSVTRVRRFQRELEAAEDRAESAETNLNLIRAKHRTFVTTSTIPGSQVYIQETTRTITE comes from the exons ATGCTAATAACAATCGAAATAGGCAAT ATCGAGCGCGAGAAGGCCGATCTCAGCGTGCAGGTCATTCAGATGTCCGAACGTCTTGAGGAAGCTGAAGGCGGCGCTGAACATCAG TTCGAGGCAAATCGCAAGCGTGATGCCGAATTATTGAAGCTCCGCAAATTGCTTGAGGATGTCCACCTCGAATCCGAAGAAACTGCCATTCTTCTGAAGAAGAAGCACAACGAAATTATTGCGGATTTCCAAGAACAAGTCGAAATCCTAACGAAAGCGAAGTCCAG GGCTGAGAAGGAGAAATCCAAATTCCAGGCCGAAATCTACGAATATCTCTCCCAAATCGAATCGTTCAACAAGGAGCGTATTGTAACCAGCAAACATGTCGAACGTCTGGAAATTAACATCTCCGAATTGAATGTTAAAATTGAGGAATTGAATCGCACTGTCATCGATATTACATCGCACAAGACCCGCCTCTCGCAAGAGAACATTGAATTGATCAAGGACGTCCAAGATCTCAAATCCCAACTGGACACTGTCTCATATTCCAAGAGCCAAGTTATCTCACAATTGGAAGATGCTCGCCGCCGTTTGGAAGATGAAGACCGTCGTCGTTCGATTTTGGAATCTTCCCTTCATCAAGTTGAAAGCGAATTGGAATCGATTCGCATCCAACTCGAAGAAGAATCGGAAGCACGTATTGACTTGGAACGTCAGCTGGTCAAGGTCAATGCCGATGCTATTTCCTGGCAAAACAAATACCAGACTGAAGTAGCCGCACGCGCTGAGGAGGTCGAAGAGCTCCGTCGTAAATATCAAGTGCGCATCACCGAACTCGAGGAACATGTTGAGACATTGATTGTGAAGATCAATAATTTGGAGAAACAAAAGACTCGCTTGGCCAGCGAAGTGGAAGTTTTGATTATCGATTTGGAGAAATCGAATAACACTTGCCGCGAATTGACCAAGTCGGTTAATACCTTGGAGAAGCACAATGTTGAATTGAAGAGCCGTCTCGATGAAAGCATTGTATTGTATGAGAATAGCCAACGTGATCTGAAGAACAAGCAAATTGAATTGCAACGCACCGTGCATGAATTGGACAAAGTCAAGGATGCTAACAACACATTGGCTCGTGAGAACAAGAAATTAGGAG ATGATCTCCATGACGCCAAGGGCACACTCAATGAATTGAACCGTCGTTTGCATGAATTGGAATTGGAGCTCCGTCGTTTGGAGAACGAACGTGATGAATTGACTGCTGCTTACAAGGAAGCCGAGGCT GGTCGCAAGGCTGAGGAGCAACGCGCTCAACGCTTGTCTGCTGACTTCAATCAATACCGCCATGATGCCGAACGCCGCTTGGCTGAGAAGGATGAGGAAATCGAGGCTATTCG CAAGCAAACTGCCATCGAAATCGAACAATTGAATGCTCGCGTGGTTGAAGCTGAAACTCGCTTGAAGACCGAAGTACAACGCATCAAGAAGAAGTTGCAGGTGCAAATCACCGAACTGGAGATGTCCTTGGATGTGGCCAACAAGACCAACATCGATTTGCAAAAGGTTATCAAGAAGCAGTCATTGCAATTGACCGAATTGCAGGCACACTACGAGGATATTCAACGCCAGTTGCAGGCCACTTTGGATCAGTACAATGTGGCTCAGCGCCGCTTGGCTGCACTCAACGGTGAACTGGAAGAAGTCCGCTCGAATTTGGACAGCGCTGTGCGTGCTAAGCGCACTGTTGAATTGCAGTACGAGGAGGCAGTGACCCGCATCAATGAACTGAGCACCGTCAACGTCAACTTGGTGTCGTTGAAGTCGAAGTTGGAGCAAGAATTGTCGGTTGTCGCCGCTGACTACGAGGAAGTCACCAAAGAATTGAGAATCAGTGATGAACGCTACCAGAAGGTTCAG ATCGAACTCAAGCGCTCCATTGAAATTGTTCACGAGGAACAAGAACGTGTCGTCAAATTGGAGACCATCAAGAAGTCTCTGGAAGTCGAAGTCAAG AACTTGTCCATCCGTTTGGAAGAGGTTGAGCTGAACGCTGTGGCCGGCAGCAAGCGCATCATTAGCAAGTTGGAGGCTCGCGTACGCGATTTGGAATTGGAATTGGAGGAAGAGAAGAGGAGACACGCCGAAACCATCAAGATCTTGAGAAAGAAGGAACGCACCGTCAAGGAAGTCATGGTACAATGCGAAGAGGACCAGAAGAACATCATTTTGTTGCAGGAAGCTTTGGACAAATCGGTTTCCAAGGTTAACTTGTTCAAGCGTCAACTGGCCGAACAG GAGGGCATGTCTCAACAGTCCGTGACCCGCGTCCGCCGTTTCCAACGTGAACTCGAAGCTGCCGAAGATCGTGCCGAAAGCGCCGAAACCAATTTGAATTTGATCCGCGCCAAGCATCGCACATTCGTCACCACCTCCACTATTCCCGGCTCCCAGGTTTACATTCAGGAGACAACAAGAACGATCACCGAATAA